GGTCAAGCTGAGCTTGAAGCAAATCTATTCCAGCAGCTGAACCAATATCTACCTTTTCGGTGATAATCCTGTAGCGCTCTTTGGACAGCTCCATAAGTTGCTGTGCAGCGTCAACCCTATGTTGTTGCACGATTATACTATAGTAATAATCACTTACCAATACAAGCAGATTCTCAAGTGTCGTTCGCGTTTCAACTTCCCTTAATGACAGGTTCAATGAACTGCGTTTATAGTCTGCAAACATTCCAAGCCCATCAAACACTGTCCATGTCAAATTCACTCCGGCATTTACATTCTCAGACTTTGCACTTGGGAATTCCTGTTCCCTGTCCTGAAATGTTCGCTTTGAGTCGGTTGTAGAGTTGTTTACCCTAACATTTGCATTTAGTGAAGGGAGAAATGGCCTTGCTGTATGACTGTTTTCAGCCTGCGTTACCCTGTTACGCATAATATTAAGCGAAGGATTCTGCTCAATTGCCAATTCAATTATACCTGACAATGGTATAATCTCAGTCTCCTGCCCGATTATTGGCATCAGGCTTAACACAAACAATGACAGGCCTGCTATATATCCTCTTAACATAGTCTTAAACACTCTGTTTATAGTTCTTTTTTTTTACAATGCTCCTATGCTGCATTTTCACTGGCTTCAGCTACCTTAATATTGGCTTCTGAAGATGATATGAAAGTGTACATAGAAGGTATTACAAACAAGGTAAACAAGGTTCCGATTAACATACCACCCACAACAGTAATCCCCATAGCTACACGGCTTTCAGAACCTGATCCTGTTGCAAGCGCCATAGGCATGATACCAAGAATTGTCGAAATACTAGTCATCAAGATAGGTCTGAAACGTCGCACAGCAGCATCCCTAATAGCTTCTGCTCTACTTAATCCGGCCTGTTTACGCTGGTTAGCAAACTCAACTATCAAAATACCATTCTTGGTAACCAGACCAACAAGCATGATAATACCAATCTGACTAAATATGTTCATGGTTTGTCCAAAGTACCACATTGAAAACAACGCTCCAAGCAAAGCCAGAGGCACCGTAAACATAATTACCAATGGGTCACGGAAGCTTTCAAACTGAGCAGACAATACCAGGTAGATCATAACCAAAGCCAGAAGGAATGCAAAGGCCAGGCTTGATGTACTCTCGACGAAATCCCTCGAATCACCGGTCAATGCTGTACTAAATGTATCATCCAGCACTTTTGCTGATATCCTGTCCATTTCCTCAATACCATCACTGATGGTATAGCCTTTGCCTAATCCGGCAGAAACAGTTGCAGAGACAAATCGATTGTAACGGTACAACTGTGGTGGGGTACTGCTTTCCTCAATAGTCACAAGATTATCAAGCTGAATCAGCTCCCCTGCCCTGCTGCGTACATATACCGATGCAATATCAGTCGGTTTATCTCTATGATCCCTCTCAAGCTCCCCAAGAATCTGATATTGCTTGCCATTCATCACATAATATGACAAGCGGCTACCACTCAGAGTAAGCTGCAAAGTCTGTGCTATATCCCTAACTGATACTCCAAGCATAGATGCCTTCTCCCTGTCAATATGGACCTTAAGTTCAGGTTTGGTAAACTTAAGATTCAAGTCATAGTTCTGGAAAACCGGGCTTTTATCAACCTCATCCATAAAGGCAGGAAGGAATTCCTTAAGTTTTTCCAGATTCTGAGCCTGAAGAACATATTGAACCGGTAGGCCGCCACGGCGGCTGCCGAAGGTCTGAGATTGTGTCACATAAGACCTTGCTCCGGTAAAGCTTCTTACCTTTGCACCAAGATCATCAGCTATTTCCTGTTGACTTCTTTTCCTTTCAGAAGCATCTGTCAATACAACATTAAAAAAACCGGAGTTATTTCCTCCCATCCCTACCATCTGAAACACAAACTTGAGCTCAGGAACATCATTCATGATGAACTCTGCCAGTTCATCAGTATATCTCAGGGTATAATCAAAAGTTGTTCCTTCAGGTCCTGTCACACTTACCCTTAACTGACTACGGTCCTCCATAGGTGCCATTTCTGAAGGAATGGAAAACCACAAGGTCAAAATAATAATTACCGACAGCCCCATAATAAGGGGAGTTAATATCTTGTGTTTTTCCAGATAAGAATTGAGTAATTTGCGGTACTTATTGTTCAACCATTGGAAGAAAGGCTCAGTTTTCCGATACATCCATGATCCACTCCCCTTGTGAGAATGCAGGATGCGGGTCGACAACATCGGTGTAAGAGTTAGTGCTACAAAGGCAGAAATAAGAACTGCTCCGGCAATAACGATACTAAATTCTCTGAATAGACGACCGGTTACTCCCTGAAGGAACACTATTGGGAAGAACACTGCTACAAGGGCAATAGTAGTTGAGATAACAGCAAAAAATATTTCTTTCGAACCTTCAAACCCCGCTTGTATTGGATCAAGTCCATTCTCGATCTTGGAGAATATATTCTCCATTACTACTATGGCATCATCAACAACCAGTCCTATCGACAGTACCAAGGCAAGTAGTGTAAGTATGTTGATAGAGAAACCGGCAATATACATTATAAAGAATGCGCCAACAATTGAAACCGGAATAGCAAGAGCCGGAATCAAAGTTGTACGCCATTCACGCAAAAACACGAAAATCACAAGCACTACAAGGATTAGTGCCTCAAATATTGAATTACGTACCTCCCCAATAGATGCCCTGATATACTCAGTATTGTCAAATCCAACTTCAGCAACAATATCAGCAGGAAGATCCTTTTTCAATTCTTCAAGTCTCTTCAATGCCTCATCAACTATTGAAATATAGTTGGCTCCAGGTTGCGGTACTATAATATTATTAACCATCGGCACCCCGTCCCGCTTTAAAATGGAGTACATATTTTCAGCCTCAACTACAGCCCGACCAATATCTTCAAATCTTACAACTCTTTCACCATCCTGATAGACAACCAACTTATTGAAGTCATCAACAGAACTGAAGCGACCCATTGTCCGTACAGATAGCTCTGTATTGACACCTTCGATACGCCCTGAGGGAAGCTCAACATTCTCACGCATAAGCGCATCCCTAACATCTGCAGGCGTTAGCCTGTATGCAGCCAGTTTAGTTGGATCCATCCAAAGTCGAATGGCAAATCTCTTGGCTCCCCAAGTATTTACCACACTAACACCAGGGATTGTCTGAAGTCTTTCCTTAAAGTTAACCTCTGCATATTCAGTAAGATCAATAAGTGAACGACTGCTACTACTTAATGAAATAGCAAATATGGGCTGAGCGTCAGCATCAGCCTTGGATACAACAGGAGGGTCAACGTCTGCAGGCAACCTTCTCAATGCACCTGAAACCTTATCTCTTACATCATTGGCAGCTGTCTCAAGGTCGGTTTCCAAGTCGAACTCAACGGTAATTCTACTAGAACCGTCACGACTGCTACTGCTTATACTCCTAATCCCCTGAATACCGTTAACAGCCTCCTCAAGTGGTTCGGTAATCTGAGTCTCAATAACATCGGCATTTGCACCCGGATATGAAGTGGATACCGTAATAATTGGCTGATCTACACTGGGGTAGTCACGCACTCCCAGATAAGAAAAACCAATAACCCCGACAATGATGATAAAAAGGTTCATCACAATCGCCAACACGGGGCGCTTTATACTAACTGAAGACAAACTCATAGTTCCAGCAAGGTTTTAATACATTAATTCTCCCTCAAGCTAATCTCTACAGGCATACCACTTCTGAGTTGAAGCACTCCGCTGGTGATAACGGTATCTCCAACAGCAACACCTTCCTGTATTGCGACATAACGCTCTGTTCTGTTACCGCTTCTTACTCTTATCAATTCAGCAACTCCATTTCGGTAAACATAAACCTGCTCACCATCCATCTGAGGTATAATAGCTTCACTTGGCACCTGAACTACATTATCCTCCCTGCCGATAATAATTTTAAGATCAGCAAACATACCAGGCAAAAGTCTGTAATCGCTATTGGGATACTCAGCTCTGAGTGTAAGGGAACGTGTCCTCTCATCTATAGAAGGCTCAACTGCATATACTTTTGCCCTGAAATTATCAGAATATCCGGCTACATTGAAGATAACTTCACTTCCAACAAGTTTGGATGACTGATATCGTTCAGGTACAGAAAACTGCAATAACAATGGGGAGGTCTTCACCAGTCTGGCTACAGCCAGACCTGGTTGGATGTACGCTCCCGGACTGACATTTCGAAAACCAATTATTCCATCAAATGGAGCACGTATCTGAGTTTTCTGAATGCGGATATTCAAAAGATTGATCTCTGAATCTATAACAAGAAGGTCTGTCTGAACTTTATCAAAAGCTTCACGACTTATAGCTTCCTTTTCAAGCAATACTCTCTGACGCTCCAAAGTCTGCTCTATTAACTTTTTCTGATGTATAGCCTTTTCCCTCTGTGCCTGAAGTTCTGAATCGTCAATTACTACGAGAAGATCCCCCTTCTTTACACGTGAACCTTCGTCAAATTCAATTTTTCGAACTACACCGGCTATCTCCGTACTAATGTTTACTTCTTCGCTGGCCACCAAGGTACCGGCAGCCTTAAGCGCGTTCTCCATAGTTCCAGGTTTCACCACTATTGCCGAAACTGGTAACGCTCTTCCCATTCCGCCAGGACCCGCATCTGGACCTTTTTTACCTGAAAACAATCCTGTACGAGGAATAATCAGAAAAGCAGCAATAACTACAATGCCTCCGATTGCAATGGTCTGTTTGAGTGACTTCTTCATATTATTTATTATCCTAACCCTGTTAATTTTTCCACAATTCAGACAAAGGTATATTATAATAAGTCAATTACTATCCGGACTTACATCAGAAGTTTACCATCCCTAAATAATTAACAAGAACTTAACAAACTCACACCTAAAAAAGCTCAAGATACCAAGGTTTAAGACTGTCTGAAAGGCAAATGGTTTAAGCCTTACATTTATAAAAAGGCTTAAATTTAAACCTCAAACACACAATTAAACCCTCCATTTTCTCAATAGCTATTCACCCATATAACACGTTTTCAAGCACTAGATCAATACATTAGTCACATAGCGGAATATATGACCTAAATATTCCGACATTTAAATATTGTTAAATGTGCCAATGAACTTGAATTTAAAGGGTTTTTAAGTACGTGTGGAGAAGGATTTGCTTGTCTTATACGTGAAGTGCGGTAAAGAAGCCCCTTCACACTGATTACTAAAACACGCAACAAAATGAACGACAAGAAGATACGCAGGGACCTATACAAAGTATTGAGAAAAACAGGGGTTCCAAGGGATAGGATAGCAGAGAATGCATCATTTGAAAACGACATGCTTATGGATGCAGTTGATATGACCTGCTTTCTGTATTATTTGGAGACAAAGTTCAATGTAATCATTGACAACGATATTTTGCCAAAGATCGCTTCGGTACAGTCCACTTTGAATTTCTTACAACAACGCTGTGCCTAATAACTCATAGCTTTAGTTTATTCAAAAGAAAGCCTGATGGTCATTGACCATCAGGCTTTTTTTGTCGGGATGAGAAGATTCGAACTTCCGACCCCGCGCCCCCCAGACGCGTACTCTAACCTGGCTGAGCTACATCCCGAACTGTTTTCAAATC
The genomic region above belongs to Xiashengella succiniciproducens and contains:
- a CDS encoding efflux RND transporter permease subunit is translated as MSLSSVSIKRPVLAIVMNLFIIIVGVIGFSYLGVRDYPSVDQPIITVSTSYPGANADVIETQITEPLEEAVNGIQGIRSISSSSRDGSSRITVEFDLETDLETAANDVRDKVSGALRRLPADVDPPVVSKADADAQPIFAISLSSSSRSLIDLTEYAEVNFKERLQTIPGVSVVNTWGAKRFAIRLWMDPTKLAAYRLTPADVRDALMRENVELPSGRIEGVNTELSVRTMGRFSSVDDFNKLVVYQDGERVVRFEDIGRAVVEAENMYSILKRDGVPMVNNIIVPQPGANYISIVDEALKRLEELKKDLPADIVAEVGFDNTEYIRASIGEVRNSIFEALILVVLVIFVFLREWRTTLIPALAIPVSIVGAFFIMYIAGFSINILTLLALVLSIGLVVDDAIVVMENIFSKIENGLDPIQAGFEGSKEIFFAVISTTIALVAVFFPIVFLQGVTGRLFREFSIVIAGAVLISAFVALTLTPMLSTRILHSHKGSGSWMYRKTEPFFQWLNNKYRKLLNSYLEKHKILTPLIMGLSVIIILTLWFSIPSEMAPMEDRSQLRVSVTGPEGTTFDYTLRYTDELAEFIMNDVPELKFVFQMVGMGGNNSGFFNVVLTDASERKRSQQEIADDLGAKVRSFTGARSYVTQSQTFGSRRGGLPVQYVLQAQNLEKLKEFLPAFMDEVDKSPVFQNYDLNLKFTKPELKVHIDREKASMLGVSVRDIAQTLQLTLSGSRLSYYVMNGKQYQILGELERDHRDKPTDIASVYVRSRAGELIQLDNLVTIEESSTPPQLYRYNRFVSATVSAGLGKGYTISDGIEEMDRISAKVLDDTFSTALTGDSRDFVESTSSLAFAFLLALVMIYLVLSAQFESFRDPLVIMFTVPLALLGALFSMWYFGQTMNIFSQIGIIMLVGLVTKNGILIVEFANQRKQAGLSRAEAIRDAAVRRFRPILMTSISTILGIMPMALATGSGSESRVAMGITVVGGMLIGTLFTLFVIPSMYTFISSSEANIKVAEASENAA
- a CDS encoding efflux RND transporter periplasmic adaptor subunit, which produces MKKSLKQTIAIGGIVVIAAFLIIPRTGLFSGKKGPDAGPGGMGRALPVSAIVVKPGTMENALKAAGTLVASEEVNISTEIAGVVRKIEFDEGSRVKKGDLLVVIDDSELQAQREKAIHQKKLIEQTLERQRVLLEKEAISREAFDKVQTDLLVIDSEINLLNIRIQKTQIRAPFDGIIGFRNVSPGAYIQPGLAVARLVKTSPLLLQFSVPERYQSSKLVGSEVIFNVAGYSDNFRAKVYAVEPSIDERTRSLTLRAEYPNSDYRLLPGMFADLKIIIGREDNVVQVPSEAIIPQMDGEQVYVYRNGVAELIRVRSGNRTERYVAIQEGVAVGDTVITSGVLQLRSGMPVEISLREN
- a CDS encoding acyl carrier protein, yielding MNDKKIRRDLYKVLRKTGVPRDRIAENASFENDMLMDAVDMTCFLYYLETKFNVIIDNDILPKIASVQSTLNFLQQRCA